In the genome of Populus trichocarpa isolate Nisqually-1 chromosome 6, P.trichocarpa_v4.1, whole genome shotgun sequence, one region contains:
- the LOC7484634 gene encoding serine/threonine-protein kinase AtPK2/AtPK19 isoform X2 — protein sequence MVSSQLPGSTKNRLLFPVNSLDTEVSDHVELDFTDVFGPLPSIDVNCGDPLSVGDGSELIYDNPVVIHNRSHSLVGPSSYVSQSLKLSKLNLNETEDSMELVKCVLDETIKELEECSIDDDAIEKDVEGVSGDTLEVQTVGIEDFEVLKVVGQGAFGKVYQVRKKGTPEIYAMKVMRKDRIVEKNHVDYMRGERDILTKIAHPFIVQLKYSFQVMLTDFGLAKQFDENTRSNSMCGTVEYMAPEIVQGRGHDKAADWWSVGILLYEMLTGKPPFVGGNRDKIQQKIVKDKIKLPSFLTSEAHTLLKGLLNKDASKRLGSGPLGSEEIKRHKWFKAINWKKLDAREIQPSFRPDVAGKHCIANFDKCWTDMTLSDSPAASPKMNTNPFVNFTYVRPAASFLQQSSPLY from the exons ATGGTTTCCTCTCAATTACCTGGTTCGACCAAGAACCGGTTGTTGTTTCCTGTGAATTCCTTAGATACTGAAGTATCAGATCACGTTGAACTTGATTTCACTGATGTGTTTGGTCCTTTGCCATCCATAGATGTGAATTGTGGTGATCCTCTGTCTGTGGGAGATGGCAGTGAGCTTATTTATGACAACCCTGTTGTCATTCACAACCGGTCACATTCATTGGTTGGCCCCTCTTCTTATGTTAGCCAATCATTGAAGCTCAGCAAGCTTAATTTAAATGAGACGGAAGATTCAATGGAACTAGTGAAGTGTGTCCTGGATGAGACTATTAAAGAACTAGAGGAATGTTCCATAGATGATGATGCCATTGAGAAAGATGTGGAGGGTGTCAGTGGAGATACTTTGGAGGTCCAAACTGTGGGCATTGAAGATTTTGAGGTTTTAAAGGTTGTCGGGCAGGGTGCATTTGGGAAAGTTTATCAGGTGAGGAAAAAGGGTACACCAGAAATATATGCAATGAAGGTCATGCGGAAGGACAGAATAGTGGAGAAAAATCATGTTGATTACATGAGAGGTGAAAGGGATATTCTAACAAAAATAGCCCATCCCTTCATTGTCCAGCTCAAATACTCCTTCCAA GTGATGTTGACTGATTTTGGCCTGGCAAAGCAATTCGACGAAAATACAAGATCAAACTCAATGTGTGGAACAGTTGAATATATGGCACCTGAAATTGTTCAGGGAAGAGGCCATGATAAGGCGGCTGATTGGTGGAGTGTAGGAATTCTATTGTATGAGATGCTCACTGGCAAG CCTCCTTTTGTTGGTGGGAACAGAGACAAAATTCAACAGAAGATAGTCAAGGATAAGATCAAGCTGCCATCGTTTTTGACAAGTGAAGCGCACACTCTGTTGAAAGGG CTCCTCAACAAGGATGCCAGCAAACGCCTAGGAAGTGGACCTTTGGGAAGTGAAGAGATTAAGCGACACAAGTGGTTCAAGGCAATCAACTGGAAGAAATTGGATGCAAGGGAGATCCAACCCAGTTTCCGTCCAGATGTAGCTGGGAAGCACTGCATTGCTAACTTTGACAAGTGTTGGACTGACATGACATTGTCAGATTCCCCAGCTGCTAGCCCTAAGATGAATACGAATCCCTTTGTGAACTTCACTTATGTAAGGCCTGCGGCCTCTTTCCTTCAACAAAGCAGCCCCTTGTACTAG
- the LOC7484632 gene encoding transcription elongation factor TFIIS — MEMEFVELFDEAKKAADASLNDDVWSSGPEVTRCVDSLKQLRKFKVTSELLVSTQVGKKLRPLAKHPKEKIRAVASDLLEMWKKMVIDETRKKNGSIDSKSSVKAEVSKSETVKVEKLRKTSVVKVEKASTSETVKVEKMDQDKTVKVEKMSKQEIQTSSVKQPSQSPIGPPKLKTLVKCNDALRDKIRELLAEALSKVASEADEDIRDEVEACDPIRVAVSVESMMFEKLGRSNGAQKLKYRSIMFNIKDQNNPDFRRKVLLGEVQPERLVTMGPEEMASEQRKRENNQIKEKVLFDCERSGQAQATTDQFKCGRCRQRKCTYYQMQTRSADEPMTTYVTCVNCNNHWKFC, encoded by the exons ATGGAGATGGAGTTTGTGGAGTTATTTGATGAAGCAAAGAAAGCTGCAGATGCTTCTCTCAATGATGACGTATGGTCTAGTGGACCGGAGGTGACTCGGTGTGTTGATTCGCTGAAACAGCTCAGGAAGTTTAAAGTTACTAGTGAACTTCTTGTTTCTACTCAG GTTGGGAAAAAACTTCGACCTCTTGCAAAGCATCCTAAGGAGAAAATCCGAGCTGTGGCCTCTGACTTGCTTGAGATGTGGAAAAAGATGGTCATTGATgagacgagaaaaaaaaatggcagcATTGACAGTAAAAGTTCAGTAAAAGCTGAGGTATCAAAATCGGAGACTGTCAAAGTTGAGAAGCTTCGAAAGACTAGTGTGGTAAAGGTTGAAAAGGCTTCAACCTCAGAAACTGTTAAAGTTGAGAAAATGGATCAGGATAAGACTGTCAAGGTTGAGAAGATGAGCAAGCAGGAAATCCAGACTTCCAGTGTGAAGCAACCATCACAATCACCTATTGGTCCACCAAAGCTGAAGACACTGGTTAAATGTAATGATGCTTTACGCGACAAAATCCGCGAACTTCTTGCAGAGGCCTTGTCCAAAGTTGCCAGCGAGGCTGATGAGGACATCAGGGATGAAGTAGAAGCATGTGACCCTATTCGAGTTGCTGTGTCTGTAGAATCCATGATGTTTGAAAAACTCGGTCGGTCAAATGGAGCACAAAAATTGAAGTACAGATCTATAATGTTCAATATCAAGGACCAAAACAACCCAGATTTTAGGAGAAAAGTTCTTCTTGGAGAGGTCCAACCTGAGAGGCTTGTTACCATGGGCCCTGAAGAAATGGCAAGTGAACAAAGGAAGCGAGAGAATAACCAAATTAAAGAGAAAGTGTTGTTTGATTGTGAGCGTAGTGGTCAAGCACAAGCCACAACTGATCAGTTTAAGTGTGGTCGTTGTAGACAGCGCAAATGCACTTACTATCAGATGCAGACCAGGAGTGCAGATGAACCTATGACAACATATGTAACATGTGTAAACTGCAACAACCATTGGAAATTCTGCTAA
- the LOC7484633 gene encoding uncharacterized protein LOC7484633, whose translation MCDCLPSSPLPFSIIKPQKLRQQSYSTVNFSSVNRSGRLKLTSIKASKNTGEVGFKEKGQEEEEKNFELESSRIQKDKETKVGSLGFDILELKDGEKDGKEEQDLVAVEKERNKIRNGRRGKQVIRRSSILAKQVISIQSALSLGFVSQIWVDTKSWVVLVVEVRPNLLSGESERFLLEDVSQVGDVVLVEDENVMDTELKMIGLEMLVGYRVVTPGQRDIGKVRGYSFNINSGAVELLELDSFGISIIPSSLVSTYALPVDDVLEVLSDTVVVHESAASHIQRLTKGFWDAQNVGTKIDEGEEYSDYESSVTSHRGRSTRRSSRSQKFRSKIRESEDDWELPMDYL comes from the exons ATGTGTGATTGCCTTCCTTCCTCCCCACTTCCCTTTTCCATCATCAAACCTCAAAAATTAAGGCAACAATCTTACTCAACTGTTAACTTTTCAAGTGTTAACAGAAGTGGAAGGTTAAAGCTTACAAGCATCAAAGCCAGCAAGAATACTGGTGAAGTGGGGTTTAAAGAAAAAGGtcaagaggaagaagagaagaacTTTGAATTAGAATCATCAAGGATTCAGAAagacaaagaaacaaaagtggGTTCTCTTGGTTTTGATATTCTCGAATTGAAGGATGGTGAAAAGGATGGAAAAGAAGAGCAAGATTTGGTTGCAGTTGAGAAGGAGCGAAATAAGATAAGAAACGGAAGGAGAGGGAAGCAAGTAATTAGAAGATCGAGTATTTTGGCAAAGCAAGTGATTAGCATTCAATCTGCGCTTAGTTTGGGTTTTGTCTCTCAAATTTGGGTCGATACTAAATCT TGGGTGGTGTTAGTAGTTGAAGTAAGGCCAAACTTGCTTTCTGGAGAATCAGAGAGGTTTCTTCTAGAGGATGTTAGCCAG GTTGGGGATGTAGTACTTGTTGAGGACGAGAATGTGATGGATACTGAATTAAAAATGATTGGCCTGGAAATGTTG GTAGGATATAGAGTTGTGACACCAGGTCAGCGAGATATTGGAAAG GTGCGAGGGTACTCTTTCAACATTAATTCTGGGGCAGTGGAATTGCTCGAGCTTGACTCATTTGGGATTTCTATCATTCCATCTAGTTTG GTGAGTACCTATGCTTTACCTGTTGATGATGTGCTTGAAGTTTTATCAGACACAGTTGTTGTGCATGAATCTGCTGCCTCACACATACAGAGGCTAACAAAG GGCTTCTGGGATGCTCAGAACGTGGGGACAAAAATAGATGAAGGTGAAGAGTATTCTGATTATGAAAGTTCTGTTACATCTCATCGAGGTCGGAGCACTCGGAGAAGTTCTAGGAGCCAGAAATTTCGTTCAAAAATTAGAGAAAGTGAGGATGATTGGGAACTTCCAATGGATTACTTgtga
- the LOC7497579 gene encoding high mobility group B protein 6 isoform X1: MLKLQSPLTGDENLRQKSCRKPLQPKNSPVTPMTQVQILKPKQEWIEFSVVKDSNKENHPIYTTTPTKSIIEPLDSSLAEELSAIKKKLERLRLDRERTEKMLKEREMVMDLQMKELEQRGEVQKRLEIQVDILYRLKELQSYSMQIISPIRTLREKEHEKKTCGVQPEETRAEDSEESVGEDVMQSPSSSWGSENSISSQLVAVK, translated from the exons ATGCTTAAGCTCCAATCTCCACTCACCGGAGACGAGAACCTCCGGCAAAAATCTTGTCGGAAACCACTCCAACCAAAGAACTCACCAGTAACTCCAATGACCCAGGTTCAAATTTTGAAACCAAAGCAAGAGTGGATTGAGTTCTCAGTGGTTAAAGATTCCAACAAGGAGAACCATCCGATCTACACCACAACCCCAACAAAATCCATCATTGAGCCATTGGATTCTTCACTAGCAGAAGAGTTGAGTGCTATCAAGAAGAAGCTAGAGAGGCTGAGACTAGACAGAGAGAGAACTGAGAAGATGCTCAAAGAAAGGGAGATGGTGATGGATTTGCAAATGAAGGAGCTTGAACAGAGAGGAGAAGTTCAAAAGAGGTTGGAGATTCAAGTTGATATACTTTATAGATTGAAGGAACTCCAATCCTACTCTATG CAGATAATTTCTCCGATTCGAACACTGAGAGAGAAGGAGCATGAAAAGAAGACATGTGGAGTGCAACCAGAGGAAACGAGAGCCGAGGATTCGGAGGAATCAGTGGGAGAAGATGTAATGCAGAGTCCAAGTTCAAGTTGGGGTTCAGAAAATTCGATTTCATCTCAACTTGTAGCTGTGAAGTGA
- the LOC7497580 gene encoding serine/threonine-protein kinase STN8, chloroplastic, whose product MASLISPMTPALQQNPKIICFSAFKPPLHHDTPSFTDRLRSNPGRCKAFFGNIPDDLLENTLQLDQFPAFQSGLVQFQSVTEELSDTQKWGLLVFAGVAWIYLTARPGILIGAIDAYLLAPLQLGLDSLTGRRNLKRSDFLVGDKLGEGSFGVVYSGVVVPRNATVEEKVPKRGTGRALQLDERFKEKVILKKVKVGITGAEQFGEVEEWFNYRLSRAAPETCAKFLGSFVADQTSSQFTKGGKWLVWKFEGDRTLGDYMKDRNFPFNLESVMFGRVLQGVVSVKRSALIIKQVMRQIITSLKKIHDTGIVHRDVKPANLVVTKKGQVKLIDFGAATDLRIGKNYIPDQSLLDPDYCPPELFVLPEETPSPPPEPVAALLSPVIWQLNSPDLFDTYSAGIVLLQMAIPSLRPVSGLKNFNTEIKKARYDLNKWRESTRLRPDLTILELDSGRGWDLATKLISERGYLGRGRLSAAAALRHPYFLLGGDQAAAVLSKFSLIK is encoded by the exons ATGGCTTCTCTGATATCACCTATGACACCTGCACTTCAGCAGAATCCTaaaattatttgcttttctgCTTTCAAGCCTCCTTTGCATCATGATACACCTTCTTTCACTGACCGTTTGAGAAGTAACCCAGGCAGGTGTAAAGCATTTTTCGGCAACATTCCAGATGATTTATTGGAGAACACTCTTCAACTGGACCAATTCCCAGCTTTTCAATCTGGGTTGGTGCAATTTCAGAGTGTTACTGAGGAACTGTCAGATACGCAGAAATGGGGTCTTCTGGTTTTTGCTGGGGTGGCATGGATTTATTTAACTGCAAGGCCTGGTATTCTCATAGGTGCCATCGATGCATACCTTCTTGCTCCTCTGCAACTTGGTTTGGACAGTTTGACTGGAAGGAGGAACTTGAAGAGGAGTGATTTTCTGGTTGGGGATAAACTGGGAGAAGGTTCTTTTGGTGTTGTCTATTCTGGGGTGGTTGTTCCAAGGAATGCAACTGTAGAGGAGAAGGTGCCGAAGAGGGGAACTGGAAGAGCATTACAGTTGGATGAGAGGTTCAAAGAAAAGGTCATACTAAAAAAG GTGAAGGTAGGAATCACAGGGGCAGAACAATTCGGCGAAGTTGAGGAGTGGTTTAATTACAGGCTGTCAAGAGCAGCTCCTGAAACATGTGCTAAGTTCCTTGGAAGTTTTGTAGCTGATCAAACGAGTTCCCAATTTACAAAGGGTGGAAAATGGCTTGTTTGGAAATTTGAG GGAGATCGAACCCTTGGTGATTACATGAAAGATCGTAACTTCCCTTTTAACTTAGAGTCTGTCATGTTTGGGCGTGTCTTGCAAGGAGTTGTTTCTGTTAAACGAAGTGCATTGATCATCAAGCAAGTAATGCGCCAGATTATTACTTCACTTAAGAAAATCCATGATACTGGGATTGTTCACAGGGACGTAAAGCCAGCTAATTTAGTGGTGACAAAGAAGGGACAGGTTAAGCTCATAGATTTTGGGGCGGCCACTGACCTCCGGATTGGCAAGAACTACATACCTGACCAAAGTCTGCTTGATCCGGACTATTGTCCACCAGAACTATTTGTGCTCCCAGAGGAGACACCAAGTCCTCCACCTGAGCCGGTTGCTGCCCTTCTTTCTCCAGTTATATGGCAG TTAAACAGTCCTGATCTATTTGATACGTACTCTGCTGGGATTGTTCTCCTGCAAATGGCAATACCAAGCTTAAGGCCTGTATCAGGCTTAAAGAATTTCAATACAGAAATAAAGAAAGCTAGATATGACTTGAATAAATGGAGGGAGAGCACTCGATTGAGGCCTGACTTGACAATTCTTGAACTTGACTCGGGTAGAGGGTGGGATCTAGCTACAAAATTGATTTCAGAGAGAGGTTATCTTGGAAGGGGACGTTTATCAGCTGCTGCTGCTCTAAGGCATCCTTATTTCTTGTTGGGTGGTGATCAGGCAGCTGCAGTTCTTTCAAAGTTTAGCTTAATCAAATAG
- the LOC7484634 gene encoding serine/threonine-protein kinase AtPK2/AtPK19 isoform X1, giving the protein MVSSQLPGSTKNRLLFPVNSLDTEVSDHVELDFTDVFGPLPSIDVNCGDPLSVGDGSELIYDNPVVIHNRSHSLVGPSSYVSQSLKLSKLNLNETEDSMELVKCVLDETIKELEECSIDDDAIEKDVEGVSGDTLEVQTVGIEDFEVLKVVGQGAFGKVYQVRKKGTPEIYAMKVMRKDRIVEKNHVDYMRGERDILTKIAHPFIVQLKYSFQTKYRLYLVLDFINGGHLFFQLYNHGLFREDLARIYAAEIVSAVCHLHANGIMHRDLKPENILLDSDGHVMLTDFGLAKQFDENTRSNSMCGTVEYMAPEIVQGRGHDKAADWWSVGILLYEMLTGKPPFVGGNRDKIQQKIVKDKIKLPSFLTSEAHTLLKGLLNKDASKRLGSGPLGSEEIKRHKWFKAINWKKLDAREIQPSFRPDVAGKHCIANFDKCWTDMTLSDSPAASPKMNTNPFVNFTYVRPAASFLQQSSPLY; this is encoded by the exons ATGGTTTCCTCTCAATTACCTGGTTCGACCAAGAACCGGTTGTTGTTTCCTGTGAATTCCTTAGATACTGAAGTATCAGATCACGTTGAACTTGATTTCACTGATGTGTTTGGTCCTTTGCCATCCATAGATGTGAATTGTGGTGATCCTCTGTCTGTGGGAGATGGCAGTGAGCTTATTTATGACAACCCTGTTGTCATTCACAACCGGTCACATTCATTGGTTGGCCCCTCTTCTTATGTTAGCCAATCATTGAAGCTCAGCAAGCTTAATTTAAATGAGACGGAAGATTCAATGGAACTAGTGAAGTGTGTCCTGGATGAGACTATTAAAGAACTAGAGGAATGTTCCATAGATGATGATGCCATTGAGAAAGATGTGGAGGGTGTCAGTGGAGATACTTTGGAGGTCCAAACTGTGGGCATTGAAGATTTTGAGGTTTTAAAGGTTGTCGGGCAGGGTGCATTTGGGAAAGTTTATCAGGTGAGGAAAAAGGGTACACCAGAAATATATGCAATGAAGGTCATGCGGAAGGACAGAATAGTGGAGAAAAATCATGTTGATTACATGAGAGGTGAAAGGGATATTCTAACAAAAATAGCCCATCCCTTCATTGTCCAGCTCAAATACTCCTTCCAA ACCAAATATAGACTGTACCTGGTGTTGGATTTCATAAATGGGGGCCACCTTTTCTTCCAGCTCTATAACCATGGCCTTTTCAG GGAGGATCTGGCACGTATATATGCTGCTGAGATTGTTTCTGCAGTTTGTCACCTTCATGCAAATGGCATAATGCATAGAGATCTTAAACCGGAAAATATCCTGCTGGATTCAGATGGCCAT GTGATGTTGACTGATTTTGGCCTGGCAAAGCAATTCGACGAAAATACAAGATCAAACTCAATGTGTGGAACAGTTGAATATATGGCACCTGAAATTGTTCAGGGAAGAGGCCATGATAAGGCGGCTGATTGGTGGAGTGTAGGAATTCTATTGTATGAGATGCTCACTGGCAAG CCTCCTTTTGTTGGTGGGAACAGAGACAAAATTCAACAGAAGATAGTCAAGGATAAGATCAAGCTGCCATCGTTTTTGACAAGTGAAGCGCACACTCTGTTGAAAGGG CTCCTCAACAAGGATGCCAGCAAACGCCTAGGAAGTGGACCTTTGGGAAGTGAAGAGATTAAGCGACACAAGTGGTTCAAGGCAATCAACTGGAAGAAATTGGATGCAAGGGAGATCCAACCCAGTTTCCGTCCAGATGTAGCTGGGAAGCACTGCATTGCTAACTTTGACAAGTGTTGGACTGACATGACATTGTCAGATTCCCCAGCTGCTAGCCCTAAGATGAATACGAATCCCTTTGTGAACTTCACTTATGTAAGGCCTGCGGCCTCTTTCCTTCAACAAAGCAGCCCCTTGTACTAG
- the LOC7497579 gene encoding high mobility group B protein 6 isoform X2: MLKLQSPLTGDENLRQKSCRKPLQPKNSPVTPMTQVQILKPKQEWIEFSVVKDSNKENHPIYTTTPTKSIIEPLDSSLAEELSAIKKKLERLRLDRERTEKMLKEREMVMDLQMKELEQRGEVQKRLEIQVDILYRLKELQSYSMIISPIRTLREKEHEKKTCGVQPEETRAEDSEESVGEDVMQSPSSSWGSENSISSQLVAVK; encoded by the exons ATGCTTAAGCTCCAATCTCCACTCACCGGAGACGAGAACCTCCGGCAAAAATCTTGTCGGAAACCACTCCAACCAAAGAACTCACCAGTAACTCCAATGACCCAGGTTCAAATTTTGAAACCAAAGCAAGAGTGGATTGAGTTCTCAGTGGTTAAAGATTCCAACAAGGAGAACCATCCGATCTACACCACAACCCCAACAAAATCCATCATTGAGCCATTGGATTCTTCACTAGCAGAAGAGTTGAGTGCTATCAAGAAGAAGCTAGAGAGGCTGAGACTAGACAGAGAGAGAACTGAGAAGATGCTCAAAGAAAGGGAGATGGTGATGGATTTGCAAATGAAGGAGCTTGAACAGAGAGGAGAAGTTCAAAAGAGGTTGGAGATTCAAGTTGATATACTTTATAGATTGAAGGAACTCCAATCCTACTCTATG ATAATTTCTCCGATTCGAACACTGAGAGAGAAGGAGCATGAAAAGAAGACATGTGGAGTGCAACCAGAGGAAACGAGAGCCGAGGATTCGGAGGAATCAGTGGGAGAAGATGTAATGCAGAGTCCAAGTTCAAGTTGGGGTTCAGAAAATTCGATTTCATCTCAACTTGTAGCTGTGAAGTGA